One segment of Saprospiraceae bacterium DNA contains the following:
- a CDS encoding phosphatase PAP2 family protein, whose amino-acid sequence MRKLIPKKALLLIMVVFCGVVMQHCTSESAEEPADYRLATDVALEWNRMMLHLERHTKGYRPPVSARAFAYIAMAGYEASLPALNDYISLSRYCAGYESPSFRSQGGSYFLPTGLNAAYAQMMRYFFPDAPKKWRDKVDQLEAHFDQVCSKQAKVEHLEHSAAYGRAVADAVWRWSATDEEGHNAFLFNFDKNYVAPNCKGCWQPDKRHPMPALLPNWGDVRGFVIRQGDVQTTPPASFDETPGSPFFTEAMEVFSVSQPLSRESHWIAELWSDDLPGLTVTPAGRWIAIANQAIEQARPPYLIVAETYLKVAWAVCDVGIVTWQAKYAYNVERPEAYIQRNIKSDWTSLHENPPFPAYPSGHSAFGAAAAEVLTSELGERFELTDRTHEHRQEFVGKPRTYQSFMEMAKENAASRVFLGVHYRMDCEEGLRLGKIVGQKVARLPLHRKEASLLR is encoded by the coding sequence ATGAGAAAACTAATTCCAAAAAAGGCTTTGCTGCTTATAATGGTCGTTTTTTGTGGCGTTGTCATGCAGCATTGCACAAGCGAAAGCGCGGAAGAACCCGCAGATTATCGCCTTGCCACCGATGTGGCGCTCGAATGGAATCGCATGATGCTGCATTTGGAGCGCCACACCAAAGGCTATCGCCCCCCCGTCAGCGCCCGCGCGTTTGCTTACATCGCGATGGCAGGCTATGAGGCCTCGCTGCCCGCCTTGAACGATTACATTTCCCTGTCGAGATATTGTGCTGGTTATGAGTCGCCCTCATTTCGCTCGCAAGGCGGCAGTTATTTTTTGCCAACGGGTCTCAATGCCGCTTATGCTCAAATGATGCGGTATTTTTTCCCGGATGCCCCCAAAAAATGGCGGGATAAGGTGGACCAGCTGGAAGCGCATTTTGACCAAGTCTGCTCCAAGCAAGCGAAAGTTGAGCATCTTGAGCATTCGGCGGCGTATGGCAGGGCTGTCGCTGATGCCGTGTGGCGGTGGTCGGCGACCGACGAGGAGGGGCACAACGCTTTTTTGTTCAATTTTGACAAAAACTACGTCGCGCCGAACTGCAAGGGTTGTTGGCAACCCGACAAGCGGCATCCGATGCCAGCCTTGCTGCCCAACTGGGGCGATGTGCGGGGGTTTGTCATTCGGCAGGGTGATGTGCAAACAACGCCTCCCGCTTCTTTCGACGAGACACCTGGCTCCCCGTTTTTCACCGAGGCGATGGAGGTTTTCTCCGTGTCGCAACCATTGAGCCGGGAAAGCCACTGGATTGCCGAGTTGTGGAGCGACGACTTGCCCGGCCTCACCGTCACGCCAGCAGGGCGTTGGATTGCCATTGCCAATCAAGCCATCGAACAAGCGAGACCACCCTACCTCATTGTCGCAGAGACCTATCTCAAAGTCGCATGGGCCGTTTGTGATGTCGGCATCGTGACTTGGCAAGCCAAGTATGCCTACAACGTGGAACGCCCCGAAGCTTACATCCAACGAAACATCAAATCCGACTGGACTTCCCTTCACGAAAATCCTCCATTCCCGGCTTATCCAAGCGGGCACTCGGCCTTTGGCGCAGCAGCAGCAGAAGTGCTGACTTCCGAGTTGGGCGAGCGATTCGAGCTTACCGACCGCACACACGAACATCGGCAGGAGTTTGTCGGCAAGCCGCGCACCTATCAGTCTTTTATGGAAATGGCAAAGGAAAATGCGGCCTCGCGGGTGTTTTTGGGTGTCCATTATCGGATGGATTGCGAGGAAGGATTGCGGCTCGGCAAAATAGTGGGTCAAAAAGTGGCGCGGCTGCCCTTGCACCGCAAGGAAGCCTCCTTGCTGCGCTGA